GCTCTGCGTTTCTCAGCACCATAACCTTAGCCGTGAATCCATGTCCTGCATTTCATTTCTTAGTTGCTATTTCTGCTGGTTCAGCATAGATAGCAGTTTCAATAGCTGTATCTGTTTCCAAAACAAGAAGAGAAGGGGTAGCCGTACCCAAACCTGTACAAGTCTCCATACCCATAATAGCCCCCAAAACCAATCAAGCCTCTGTTCCCATACAGGCTCCCAAAGCTTCTGTAGCTGTATGGGCTGCCATATCGGTACTGTTCCCGGTAGTAGCCATATGGGCTCCCAAATTGGTAGCCATTCAGGCCCCCAAAACCACAGAGGTCTTCATAGCCAAATGGTGAATAGCATCCATCATCATAGAGGTCCCTGTAGAAAGTCATCGTTTGTTGATGCAGGTAAACCTGaaacacacacagagagcaaAGGTGAGTTTATGGGCTGTTGACAGCAGGACGAAAGGCTCAAAGCTCTTACAGAGCTGAGGAAATGCAACTCTCTCCCTCCTGCAGGTCTTTTTCATCCTCTTAACCATCTCATTTATTCTTCTAATCTCTTGAATCCCAAacaacttttctatttttttcccctcaactttTCAAAAATGGCTAACCATACATAGAAAATACGGTTTTTACCAACTGAGAACTGAACTTTCCCACCCCAGAAGATAGAGAAATTtgaataaattaaagaaaaatataccaGTTCAGGTACTGATGCTTATTCAGATGAGACCAACAGCCTATCACATGCATCCTCTTGTCTCCTGTAGTGTTGCATGCCACTCAGCATGGGATAAAGTCAAAGAATGCAATGAAATGGAGGAATTTCCTTCCAGGATGTCTACTTGTAGTAGTAAATATTTCATAAAGTTTTCATCTAGGGATTTGAATTCCCAACACCTAATGAAAATAATCTGGAACTGGAAATCACTTATGACTTCAAAATTATGGCAATAAACTTGAAATTTTTGGTGTTTTAAAGCCTACTATTAAATAAGCACAGGAACACCAAAAAAGTTTCAGTGAAGGAATTCCTTGATGTTGCAGAGAATTTTGTGTTTGGGATTAGCTCCAAAATGACAAGAAATTGCTTACAGAAAGCCTGTACATATACATAGACACATGCTATATATGTCATATATGTACACACCAGtgccttttatatatatatgtatatgttcatgtgtgtgcacacaaatatttatacaaacttatatacatatattggaAAGAGGGTAGAGTCAGTATTGACTTACCTGGTTCACTGAGGGCAGTAGCTTGAGAGAAGTGAATAAAATTTCAGAGTTGTAGGTCCATATATATACCTTCTTAAACTTAGGTGTTAGTTATACAACATATCTTGTTGCATGCATTATTCCTTCAATTGATGTAATTAGAGTCAgtgattttaatattttcaaagtcTGATGTTATGACACATGTAATACCCTTAGaatttctttcatcttaaaacaAGAAGAAACGGGCTCAGCACATTTCTAGTAAAATTGCATGGAATTCTTTGTAGTTGGATGGATAGGAATAATTTTGGGAGGTGTTTAGA
Above is a genomic segment from Harpia harpyja isolate bHarHar1 chromosome 9, bHarHar1 primary haplotype, whole genome shotgun sequence containing:
- the LOC128146367 gene encoding scale keratin-like, giving the protein MTFYRDLYDDGCYSPFGYEDLCGFGGLNGYQFGSPYGYYREQYRYGSPYSYRSFGSLYGNRGLIGFGGYYGYGDLYRFGYGYPFSSCFGNRYSY